From one Pseudomonas fluorescens genomic stretch:
- a CDS encoding NAD(P)/FAD-dependent oxidoreductase, whose product MINIETPTYYTATKKYNLSFPTLEEDVDADVVIIGGGFSGINTALELAEKGITNIVVLEARYLGFGGTGRNGGQIMAGIGHDLEKIKQHVGDDGLRQIFEISDLGADIIKSRIAKYAIDADFCHGYGYMGFNARQEQTLRAWEKDFKSVNSQHEIRFLGGSEVKQIIGSDAYSSALLHMGGGHVHSLNLLLGEAKALSGHGVRIFENSPALQVQYGERIRVRTGRGSVTASKLLWACDSFLNKLEPELHRSTINTYAFQMMTEPLSEELIQRISPIRGAYSDIRPVIDYYRVTNENRLLFGAATPLVEHIPRDLKAWNRNLMLKIFPYLKDVKIDLAWGGPMACSPNLFPQIGTLPGRRNAFYVQGYSGFGVTPSHIICKVLAEGMSEGSARYDLISSVPRPTIPAKDQLRSVLLTAGKSWHQLSGYWNGRR is encoded by the coding sequence ATGATCAACATCGAAACGCCGACCTACTACACCGCCACCAAAAAATACAACCTGAGCTTCCCGACCCTGGAAGAGGACGTGGACGCCGACGTGGTCATCATCGGCGGTGGCTTTTCCGGGATCAACACCGCCCTGGAACTGGCGGAAAAAGGCATCACCAACATCGTCGTGCTCGAAGCCCGCTACCTGGGTTTTGGCGGCACTGGGCGCAATGGTGGGCAGATCATGGCCGGCATCGGCCACGACCTGGAGAAGATCAAGCAGCACGTCGGCGACGATGGCCTGCGGCAGATCTTCGAGATCAGCGACCTGGGCGCCGACATCATCAAGAGCCGCATCGCCAAGTACGCCATCGACGCCGACTTTTGCCACGGCTACGGCTACATGGGCTTCAACGCCCGCCAGGAACAGACCCTGCGCGCCTGGGAAAAGGACTTCAAGTCGGTCAACTCCCAGCATGAGATCCGTTTTCTCGGTGGCAGCGAGGTCAAGCAGATCATCGGCTCCGACGCCTACAGCAGCGCCCTGTTGCACATGGGCGGTGGCCATGTGCACTCGCTGAACCTGTTGCTCGGTGAAGCCAAGGCGCTCAGCGGGCACGGCGTGCGCATCTTCGAGAACAGCCCGGCGCTGCAAGTGCAGTACGGCGAGCGCATTCGCGTGCGCACCGGCCGCGGTTCGGTGACTGCCAGCAAGCTGCTGTGGGCCTGCGACAGTTTCCTCAACAAGCTGGAACCGGAACTGCACCGCTCGACCATCAACACCTATGCCTTCCAGATGATGACCGAGCCGCTGTCAGAAGAACTGATCCAGCGCATCAGCCCGATTCGCGGCGCCTACAGCGACATCCGCCCGGTGATCGACTACTACCGGGTGACCAACGAGAACCGCTTGTTGTTTGGTGCCGCCACGCCACTGGTCGAACACATCCCGCGCGACCTCAAGGCCTGGAACCGCAACCTGATGCTGAAGATTTTCCCCTACCTCAAGGACGTGAAGATCGACCTCGCCTGGGGCGGGCCGATGGCCTGCAGCCCCAACCTGTTCCCGCAGATCGGCACCCTGCCCGGTCGGCGCAACGCTTTTTACGTGCAAGGCTATTCCGGTTTTGGCGTGACCCCCAGCCACATCATCTGCAAGGTCCTGGCCGAAGGCATGAGCGAAGGCTCGGCGCGCTATGACCTGATCAGCTCGGTGCCACGCCCGACCATCCCGGCCAAGGATCAACTGCGCTCAGTGCTGCTGACTGCCGGCAAGTCCTGGCACCAGTTGTCCGGCTACTGGAATGGCCGGCGCTGA
- a CDS encoding cupin domain-containing protein, whose product MTLTAVKQNIQLSELDAWGTVADLGSEILEGEVRAFGKMTFGAPTDAISSAYFGTTTGKFRMVYPFNEQAVVVTGQVRLTDEATGVSRTYNQGDSWFVTKGTPVLWEILSESFVKHYVAVV is encoded by the coding sequence ATGACCCTGACTGCCGTTAAACAGAACATCCAGCTCAGCGAACTCGACGCCTGGGGCACCGTTGCCGACCTGGGCTCGGAAATACTCGAAGGCGAAGTACGCGCCTTCGGCAAAATGACCTTCGGCGCACCGACCGATGCCATCAGCAGCGCCTACTTCGGCACCACCACGGGCAAGTTCCGCATGGTCTACCCGTTCAACGAACAGGCGGTGGTGGTCACCGGCCAGGTGCGCTTGACCGACGAAGCAACGGGGGTGAGCCGCACCTACAACCAGGGTGACAGCTGGTTCGTGACCAAGGGCACGCCGGTGTTATGGGAGATTCTCAGCGAGAGCTTTGTGAAGCATTACGTTGCGGTGGTCTGA
- a CDS encoding TetR/AcrR family transcriptional regulator, with translation MRSLTPSAQKICAIAVEQFAELGYDASSLNDIAAAAGMRKPSLYAHFAGKDDLFQVVYALALHAEHEYLEACFAEQVPAGELPGQRFVERLNERYQASAHLRFMLRTAFFPPSELRPVICAGFEAYLARLGELFAQALRTFAPGLEEGQQRLYGDAYLGIVDSLNVELIYAGADAFERRLAALWWMFGASLARL, from the coding sequence ATGAGAAGCTTGACGCCGTCGGCACAGAAGATCTGCGCGATTGCCGTCGAGCAGTTTGCCGAGCTGGGTTATGACGCTTCGTCGCTGAACGATATCGCTGCCGCTGCAGGTATGCGCAAGCCGTCGTTGTATGCGCATTTCGCTGGCAAGGATGACCTGTTCCAGGTGGTTTACGCGTTGGCATTGCATGCTGAGCACGAGTACCTGGAAGCCTGCTTTGCCGAGCAGGTGCCGGCCGGTGAACTGCCCGGGCAGCGCTTTGTCGAGCGCTTGAACGAGCGCTACCAGGCCTCGGCGCATCTGCGCTTCATGCTGCGCACGGCGTTTTTCCCGCCGAGTGAATTGCGGCCGGTGATCTGCGCCGGGTTCGAGGCGTACCTGGCGCGGCTGGGCGAGTTGTTTGCCCAGGCGTTGCGCACGTTCGCGCCGGGGCTGGAGGAGGGGCAGCAGCGCCTGTATGGCGATGCGTACCTGGGGATCGTCGACAGTTTGAATGTCGAGTTGATTTATGCGGGGGCGGATGCGTTCGAGCGGCGGTTGGCGGCGTTGTGGTGGATGTTCGGGGCGTCTTTGGCCAGGCTTTAG
- a CDS encoding multidrug effflux MFS transporter yields MHSATSTPTAQVGFAISLALIGALGPSAVDMYLASMPSIASEFATSYAGVQLTLTVFLLAMGAGQLLFGPLVDTLGRRRPLLAGLLVFVLSSLAAAAAPDLNSLLLARFIQGLGSALTLVVIMSMVRDVAEGARAAQIFALLMTIEGLAPVIAPALGGFVGAHFGWRAIMLVLAGLGVLVLLNSAVMLKETLPEDQRMAWQPREFWRTYVRIACDRQFLRPALALSAVFFFLFAYIGGAALVYQHHFGLSVEAFGTLFGATGVAILLGAITAGRLVARKGLVRLARWGAACMLVGAALVLAGALSSAGLVGIVAGMAVAMFGLGIAEATLMSLVMSSQSKALGSTAALLGAFQLIISSFATPLSGIMAPLGASHWALLLGLSAVFVALLVHVSTRHAEPHLQSLAGH; encoded by the coding sequence ATGCACAGTGCAACCTCCACGCCGACCGCCCAGGTCGGCTTTGCCATTTCCCTGGCCTTGATCGGCGCCCTCGGGCCCTCGGCGGTCGACATGTACCTGGCCAGCATGCCGAGTATTGCCAGCGAGTTCGCCACCTCCTATGCCGGGGTGCAGCTGACCCTGACCGTGTTCCTCCTGGCCATGGGCGCCGGGCAGCTGTTGTTCGGCCCGCTGGTCGACACCCTTGGCCGGCGCCGGCCATTGCTTGCCGGTCTGCTGGTGTTCGTCTTGAGTTCCCTGGCCGCCGCTGCGGCGCCAGACCTCAACAGCCTGCTGCTGGCGCGCTTCATCCAGGGCCTGGGCAGCGCCCTGACCCTGGTGGTGATCATGAGCATGGTCCGCGACGTCGCCGAAGGCGCGCGGGCTGCGCAGATCTTTGCCTTGCTGATGACCATCGAAGGCCTGGCACCGGTAATCGCCCCGGCGCTGGGCGGTTTTGTCGGTGCGCACTTTGGCTGGCGGGCGATCATGCTGGTGCTGGCAGGATTGGGTGTGCTGGTACTGCTCAACTCTGCCGTGATGCTCAAGGAGACCTTGCCCGAGGACCAGCGCATGGCCTGGCAGCCACGGGAGTTTTGGCGCACCTACGTGCGTATTGCCTGTGACCGCCAGTTCCTGCGCCCGGCCCTGGCCTTGTCGGCGGTGTTCTTTTTCCTGTTTGCCTACATCGGCGGTGCGGCCTTGGTTTACCAGCACCATTTCGGCCTGTCGGTAGAAGCCTTCGGCACATTGTTCGGGGCTACCGGTGTGGCCATTTTGCTCGGCGCCATCACCGCTGGCCGCCTGGTGGCGCGCAAGGGGCTGGTGCGCCTGGCGCGTTGGGGCGCGGCGTGCATGTTGGTCGGTGCGGCGCTGGTGCTGGCCGGTGCGCTGAGTTCGGCAGGGCTGGTGGGCATCGTCGCCGGTATGGCCGTGGCCATGTTCGGCCTGGGCATTGCCGAGGCGACCCTGATGTCGCTGGTGATGTCCTCGCAAAGCAAGGCGCTGGGCTCGACCGCCGCTTTGCTGGGGGCCTTCCAGTTGATCATTTCGTCGTTTGCCACGCCATTGTCGGGCATCATGGCGCCTTTGGGTGCGTCGCACTGGGCGCTGTTGCTCGGCCTCTCGGCGGTATTCGTCGCCCTGCTGGTGCATGTCAGCACCCGCCATGCCGAGCCGCACCTGCAGAGCCTGGCTGGCCATTGA
- the feaR gene encoding transcriptional regulator FeaR, whose product MSIHHASSPALERWNATMQNICGVYETELAFNPSLFIGEISTWSRGGLALANLRTNAGLIRRKGLNSDRDNDQHCFLVSQRTGFSQITQNGVSIQLAPGEMLLMDAAGACEIMPFGLIEHASLSLSRAEVCKQLGNDSRTFGKISQTRACGRMLHLLMDQLCKEHSAGEDEQGEGQALHSAFLSLLGSALEGSDDLAALPASLQGANLRSYVQKVIDDSLGQANLTPVNLANRLNISVRHLYRLFEEQGDSVCRYIQRARLKRSAADLANPVLKRESITTIAYKWGFTDSAHFSRSFKKQFEQSPKDYRASSLA is encoded by the coding sequence ATGAGTATCCATCACGCCAGCAGCCCTGCGCTGGAACGCTGGAACGCAACGATGCAGAACATCTGCGGGGTGTACGAGACGGAACTGGCGTTCAACCCCTCGTTGTTCATCGGCGAGATTTCCACCTGGTCGCGTGGCGGCCTGGCCCTGGCCAACCTGCGCACCAATGCCGGGCTGATCCGCCGCAAGGGCTTGAACAGTGACCGCGACAACGACCAGCATTGCTTCCTGGTCAGCCAGCGCACCGGCTTCTCGCAGATTACCCAGAACGGCGTCAGCATCCAGCTGGCGCCCGGCGAAATGCTTCTGATGGACGCCGCAGGCGCTTGCGAAATCATGCCCTTCGGCCTGATCGAGCACGCCTCGCTGTCGTTGTCGCGGGCCGAGGTGTGCAAGCAGTTGGGCAACGACAGCCGCACCTTCGGCAAGATCTCCCAGACCCGCGCCTGCGGGCGCATGCTGCACTTGTTGATGGACCAGTTGTGCAAAGAGCACAGCGCCGGTGAAGACGAGCAGGGCGAGGGCCAGGCGCTGCACAGTGCCTTCCTGTCGTTACTGGGTTCGGCCCTGGAAGGCAGCGACGATCTTGCGGCGTTGCCGGCTTCACTGCAGGGCGCCAACCTGCGCAGTTATGTGCAGAAAGTCATCGACGACTCCCTCGGCCAGGCCAACCTGACCCCGGTCAACCTCGCCAACCGCCTGAACATTTCCGTGCGCCACCTCTACCGCCTGTTCGAAGAGCAGGGCGACAGCGTCTGCCGCTACATCCAGCGCGCGCGGCTCAAGCGCAGCGCCGCCGACCTGGCCAACCCGGTGCTCAAGCGCGAATCGATCACCACCATCGCCTACAAATGGGGCTTCACCGACTCGGCGCACTTCAGCCGCTCGTTCAAGAAGCAGTTCGAGCAGTCGCCCAAGGACTACCGCGCCAGCAGCCTGGCCTGA
- a CDS encoding DUF3156 family protein — MAIALRQLWQRLSERAPAGYRPGLTLERVQHNLGLDSFEVLGPGLGRFAWAGQAVQVRERCEAQLLMHLVLTEFSLTLPATGQGNARLELHHSGSLRRSDLRVQLRKGEPALQAELQRRLQADGPLLQALMPLDFKRLLLHRCAGQWTLTLEHVGASEVVNRLPAFRRYIRLSPEQRQHLLVALQGLPALLAGL; from the coding sequence ATGGCTATTGCCCTGCGCCAACTGTGGCAAAGGCTGTCTGAACGGGCGCCGGCCGGTTATCGGCCGGGGCTGACCCTTGAGAGGGTGCAACACAACCTGGGCCTGGACAGCTTCGAGGTGCTCGGCCCGGGCCTCGGCCGCTTCGCCTGGGCCGGGCAGGCGGTGCAGGTGCGCGAGCGTTGCGAGGCGCAATTGCTCATGCACCTGGTGCTGACCGAGTTCAGCTTGACGCTGCCTGCCACAGGGCAGGGCAATGCCCGCCTGGAACTGCACCATAGCGGGTCGTTGCGGCGCAGCGACCTGCGGGTTCAGTTGCGCAAGGGTGAACCGGCGCTGCAGGCCGAACTGCAACGCCGCCTGCAGGCCGACGGGCCGTTGCTGCAGGCACTGATGCCCCTGGACTTCAAGCGCCTGCTGCTGCACAGGTGCGCCGGCCAGTGGACCCTGACCCTCGAACACGTCGGCGCCAGCGAGGTGGTCAACCGCCTGCCGGCCTTTCGTCGCTACATTCGCCTGAGCCCCGAGCAACGCCAGCACCTGCTGGTCGCGCTGCAAGGCTTGCCGGCGCTCTTGGCCGGGCTCTGA
- a CDS encoding APC family permease has product MSLNDTLSAHLNRGTVGFPTALASTIGLIMASPVILTATMGFGIGGSAFAVAMLIAVVMMLAQATTFAEAASILPTTGAVYDYINCGMGRFFAITGTLSAYLIVHVFAGTAETMLAGVMALVNFEHLNTLAESAGGSWLLGVGFVIIFAILNAFGVSAFGKAEIILTFGMWTTLMVFGVLGLVAAPAVELEGWFGVSLVGTDLVTILSLVGMAMFMFVGCEFVTPLAPDLRQSAKSMPRAMALGLLGVATCMFIYGAAMKRQVENVLLDAASGVHLLDTPMAIPRFAEQVMGDIGPLWLGIGFLFAGAATINTLMAGVPRILYGMAVDGALPKVFTYLHPRFKTPLLCILVAALIPCLHALWLGGNTDRIMHLVLAAVCAWSTAYLLVTLSVVILRIRRPDLPRAYRSPLFPLPQILSSVGIVLGMWFITPPGMDPADIYVPFGLMLAGTAVYALFWTLLVQKVNPFKPASVEEVLAREFAHQPETAHGYCPAPTVAKAV; this is encoded by the coding sequence ATGTCGCTCAACGACACGCTCAGTGCGCACCTGAATCGCGGCACGGTCGGCTTTCCCACCGCCCTTGCCAGTACCATCGGCCTGATCATGGCAAGCCCGGTGATCCTTACCGCGACCATGGGCTTCGGCATCGGCGGCAGTGCTTTCGCCGTGGCCATGCTGATTGCCGTGGTGATGATGCTGGCGCAGGCGACCACCTTTGCCGAGGCGGCGTCGATCCTGCCGACCACCGGCGCGGTCTACGACTACATCAACTGCGGCATGGGCCGCTTCTTCGCGATCACCGGCACGTTGTCGGCGTACCTGATCGTCCATGTCTTCGCCGGCACCGCCGAGACCATGCTGGCCGGGGTCATGGCCCTGGTGAACTTCGAGCACCTCAACACCCTGGCCGAATCGGCCGGCGGCTCGTGGCTGTTGGGCGTCGGTTTCGTGATCATCTTCGCCATCCTCAATGCCTTTGGCGTCAGTGCGTTCGGCAAGGCCGAGATCATCCTCACCTTCGGCATGTGGACCACCTTGATGGTCTTCGGCGTGCTCGGTCTGGTCGCCGCACCGGCAGTCGAGCTGGAGGGTTGGTTCGGGGTGTCGCTGGTGGGCACGGACCTGGTGACCATCCTCTCGCTGGTGGGCATGGCGATGTTCATGTTCGTCGGCTGCGAATTCGTCACGCCACTGGCCCCGGACCTGCGCCAGTCGGCCAAAAGCATGCCGCGGGCCATGGCCCTGGGCCTGCTCGGGGTGGCGACATGCATGTTCATCTACGGCGCGGCGATGAAGCGCCAGGTCGAGAACGTGCTGCTCGATGCCGCCAGCGGTGTGCACCTGCTCGATACGCCCATGGCCATCCCGCGCTTTGCCGAACAGGTGATGGGCGATATTGGCCCGCTGTGGCTGGGCATCGGCTTTCTGTTCGCGGGCGCGGCGACCATCAATACGTTGATGGCCGGGGTGCCGCGGATTCTCTATGGCATGGCTGTCGACGGCGCCTTGCCCAAGGTTTTTACCTACCTGCACCCGCGCTTTAAAACGCCGCTGCTGTGCATCCTCGTCGCCGCACTGATTCCGTGCCTGCATGCCCTGTGGCTGGGCGGCAACACCGACCGCATCATGCACCTGGTGCTGGCGGCGGTGTGCGCCTGGAGCACCGCTTACCTGCTGGTGACCCTGTCGGTGGTGATCCTGCGCATCCGCCGCCCGGACCTGCCACGGGCCTATCGCTCGCCGCTGTTTCCGCTGCCGCAGATCCTGTCTAGCGTCGGCATTGTCCTGGGCATGTGGTTCATCACCCCGCCCGGCATGGACCCGGCCGATATCTATGTGCCTTTCGGCCTGATGCTGGCCGGCACGGCGGTGTATGCGCTGTTCTGGACGCTGCTGGTGCAGAAGGTCAATCCGTTCAAGCCGGCCTCGGTGGAAGAGGTGCTGGCGCGTGAATTCGCTCACCAACCGGAGACCGCACATGGCTATTGCCCTGCGCCAACTGTGGCAAAGGCTGTCTGA
- a CDS encoding winged helix-turn-helix transcriptional regulator, which yields MVQRTRLQDAECPVARSLDAIGDWWSLLIVRDAFDGLKRFSEFQRNLGMAKNILSTRLRHLVEHQIFELVPVSEGSAYQEYVLTEKGLGLFPLVVGLRQWGEAFYFAEGEAHSQLVDREQGKAVRPLELRAADGRLLGPQDCVRLPAAG from the coding sequence ATGGTCCAACGCACCCGCCTGCAAGACGCCGAATGCCCGGTGGCCCGTTCCCTCGATGCCATTGGCGACTGGTGGTCGCTGCTGATCGTGCGAGATGCCTTCGACGGCTTGAAGCGCTTCAGTGAGTTCCAGCGCAACCTCGGCATGGCCAAGAACATCCTCAGCACCCGCCTGCGCCATTTGGTCGAGCACCAGATCTTCGAACTGGTGCCGGTGTCCGAAGGCAGCGCCTATCAGGAATACGTGCTCACCGAAAAAGGCCTGGGCCTGTTCCCCTTGGTCGTCGGCTTGCGCCAGTGGGGCGAGGCGTTCTACTTCGCTGAAGGTGAGGCCCATTCGCAGTTGGTCGATCGTGAACAGGGCAAAGCGGTCCGGCCCTTGGAGCTGCGCGCCGCCGACGGCCGCCTGCTCGGCCCGCAGGACTGCGTGCGCCTGCCGGCTGCGGGCTGA
- a CDS encoding MFS transporter gives MPPAHRLSSAVVLLFSVACALAVGNVYYAQPLLEAMAREFAIDPGLVGLVVTLTQVGYGLGLLLLVPLGDRLNRRWLIVGQSLLSALALLLIAWAPSTPWLLLGMGLSGLLAVVTQVLVAYAATLSAASERGQVVGVITSGIVIGILLARTLSGAMADLAGWRSIYWLSAALTLLIAALLWRVLPRQEPAQAAGSYRELMRSLALLLRDEPLLRRRSLLALLSFASAMVLWTPLVLPLSAPPLSLSTSEVGLFGLAGAAGALAAARAGALVDRGLGQWVSGGSLLLMLASWAAIALTGYSLWALLLGVVLFDLGLQAVHVASQSLIYRLPEATHSRLTAAYMLFYSVGSAFGALSSTLVYAWGGWLLVCAYGALLNAVALGYWWLSEGARAQNCTSSITLSR, from the coding sequence ATGCCGCCCGCCCATCGATTGTCATCTGCCGTTGTCTTGCTGTTCTCCGTGGCCTGCGCCCTGGCGGTGGGCAATGTCTATTACGCCCAGCCTTTGCTCGAAGCCATGGCCCGGGAATTTGCCATCGACCCGGGCCTGGTCGGCCTGGTAGTGACCCTGACCCAGGTCGGCTATGGCCTGGGCCTGTTACTGCTGGTGCCGCTGGGCGATCGCCTCAACCGGCGGTGGCTGATCGTCGGCCAGTCGCTGTTGTCGGCCCTCGCCCTGCTGCTGATTGCCTGGGCACCGAGCACGCCCTGGCTGTTGCTGGGCATGGGCCTGAGCGGCCTGCTGGCGGTAGTCACCCAGGTGCTGGTGGCCTATGCCGCCACGCTGTCGGCGGCCAGCGAGCGGGGCCAGGTGGTGGGGGTAATCACCAGCGGCATCGTCATCGGCATCCTGTTAGCCCGCACCCTGTCCGGGGCCATGGCCGATCTGGCCGGTTGGCGCTCGATCTACTGGCTGTCGGCGGCCTTGACCCTGCTGATTGCCGCCCTGCTCTGGCGCGTGCTGCCACGCCAGGAACCGGCGCAGGCGGCGGGCAGTTACCGCGAACTGATGCGCTCACTGGCGTTGCTGCTGCGCGATGAACCGCTGCTGCGCCGGCGCTCGTTGCTGGCCCTGCTCAGCTTCGCCTCGGCGATGGTGCTGTGGACGCCGCTGGTGCTGCCCCTGAGCGCCCCGCCGTTGTCGTTGTCGACCAGCGAAGTCGGCCTGTTCGGCCTGGCGGGCGCAGCAGGCGCACTCGCCGCAGCACGGGCCGGGGCACTGGTGGATCGCGGCCTGGGCCAGTGGGTCAGTGGCGGCTCGCTGTTGTTGATGCTGGCGTCCTGGGCGGCCATCGCCCTGACCGGTTATTCGTTGTGGGCGTTGCTTTTGGGCGTTGTACTGTTCGACCTTGGCCTGCAGGCCGTGCACGTGGCTAGCCAGAGCCTGATCTATCGCCTGCCCGAAGCCACCCACAGCCGCCTGACCGCCGCCTACATGCTGTTCTATTCGGTGGGCAGCGCCTTTGGCGCGCTGAGCTCGACCCTGGTCTATGCCTGGGGCGGCTGGCTGCTGGTATGCGCCTACGGCGCGCTGCTCAATGCCGTGGCCCTGGGTTACTGGTGGCTGAGCGAAGGCGCGCGGGCTCAAAACTGCACGTCGAGTATCACGTTGTCCAGGTAG
- a CDS encoding Csu type fimbrial protein produces the protein MKRLLMLLAVLASPPVQALCAVIDTAPASFGSVSSTLVRNAIQSASTLNGGLQCTGSLVSLLASDDHFYATFTPPAGSTGMLGPTGDVISYTLYANNTSNFPVARSLPYDFARNGIIDALGLLNGTTPKSVPLYVKTLTGSNVAAGLYQETLSVYWNISYCWGIGLGNICLGRQNLTGTTSLTVSLTVTNDCQITSPNISFGSAPVVGGFSTVTSNVNVSCTKGSNYTVGLDDGQNVSAGRRRMKSAANNYMAYDIFKSAGSVRWGSVTTARRASSDADINPGVGTGTGSQIFNYNAKVYTDQSTPPAGTYLDNVILDVQF, from the coding sequence ATGAAGCGCCTGCTGATGCTGCTGGCAGTGCTTGCCAGCCCGCCGGTGCAGGCGTTGTGCGCGGTGATCGATACCGCGCCGGCCAGTTTCGGCAGCGTCAGTTCGACCCTGGTGCGCAATGCCATCCAGTCGGCCTCGACCCTCAACGGCGGGCTGCAATGCACAGGCTCGCTGGTGAGCCTGCTGGCCAGCGACGATCACTTCTACGCTACCTTCACCCCGCCCGCGGGCAGTACCGGTATGCTCGGGCCCACAGGCGATGTGATCAGCTACACCCTGTACGCCAACAACACCAGCAACTTCCCGGTCGCCCGCAGCCTGCCCTACGACTTTGCCCGCAACGGCATTATCGATGCCCTCGGCTTGCTCAACGGCACCACGCCCAAGTCGGTGCCGCTCTACGTGAAGACCCTGACCGGCAGCAACGTCGCCGCCGGCCTCTACCAGGAAACCCTGTCGGTGTACTGGAACATCAGCTACTGCTGGGGCATCGGCCTGGGCAATATCTGCCTGGGCCGGCAGAACCTCACCGGCACCACCAGCCTGACCGTGAGCCTGACCGTCACCAATGATTGCCAGATCACCAGCCCCAACATCAGCTTCGGCAGCGCGCCGGTGGTCGGTGGTTTCAGCACGGTCACCAGCAACGTCAACGTCTCTTGCACCAAGGGCAGCAACTACACCGTGGGCCTGGACGATGGCCAGAACGTGTCCGCCGGGCGCCGGCGGATGAAGTCGGCGGCCAACAACTATATGGCCTATGACATCTTCAAGAGCGCCGGCAGCGTGCGCTGGGGCAGCGTCACCACGGCCCGGCGGGCCAGCAGCGACGCCGATATCAACCCCGGTGTGGGCACCGGCACCGGCAGCCAGATCTTCAACTACAACGCCAAGGTCTACACCGATCAGAGCACACCGCCCGCCGGTACCTACCTGGACAACGTGATACTCGACGTGCAGTTTTGA